The DNA segment TTCGATCAGCACCGCCGGCCTTGCAGGATGTCTCCTTTTCCCTAAAACAGGGAAAGACACTTGGCCTGATCGGCGCCAACGGCGCAGGCAAATCCACTTCGATTCGCCTGCTGATGGATTTTATTCGCCCGACACAAGGCAGTATCAGCTTATTTGATCGAACACCATCTGATTTGAGCTTGCGTAATCAGATCGGATATTTACCGGAGACTGCCAGTTTTCCCGCAAATCTGACTATTAACGACCTGATTCGCTTTACAGGTGCAACCTGCGGTATCCCCGACAACATTAGAAAAAAACGGGGTGAAGAGCTCCTCCACCAACTTGGGCTCTGGAATGTTCGTCGAAGCCCTTTGCGTACATATTCTAAGGGCATGCAACAACGTGCAAATTTTATTCTCGCTCTTCTTAATGACCCACA comes from the Desulforhopalus sp. genome and includes:
- a CDS encoding ABC transporter ATP-binding protein gives rise to the protein MITFKNVWKKYSKELFRSAPPALQDVSFSLKQGKTLGLIGANGAGKSTSIRLLMDFIRPTQGSISLFDRTPSDLSLRNQIGYLPETASFPANLTINDLIRFTGATCGIPDNIRKKRGEELLHQLGLWNVRRSPLRTYSKGMQQRANFILALLNDPQLLILDEPMSGLDPIGRGQIIDLIEGLKKQGKTVLFCSHILGDVDRLVDQLLVLHRGRILYDGIPAEFLKNEQQAGIESAYLSLINRTENAYKNLESGSSGNN